ACTGAAAAACAAGAAATTAACATCTATCAATTGGTTCAATTAAAAACTTAAAAAGGACCGAAATGGCAAAAACTGCGGTATTAGAAGAAAAACCGGTTAAAAAAACTTCACAATCGAATAACGGTAGTGAGAAAATAAACATAGACAAAAACACTCTCATTGCTGCCTACAGATATATGTATCTCGCCAGACAGATCGATAACAAAGCCATGAATTTGCTAAGACAGGGAAAAACTTTTTTTCATATCGCAGGTGCAGGTCATGAGGCTATACAGTCGGCTATCGGTTTGATACTCGATTCACGGGTAGATTGGATTTTTCCCTACTACAGAGATTTGACCCTGACTCTGATGTCAGGAATGACTCCGAAAGATTTTTTCCTTGCCTGTTTTGGAAAAGCGGATGATCCCGCTTGTGGAGGAAGGCAATTACCATGTCACTTTGGAGTGAAAAAACCTAATCTTGTTCCGACTCAATCAAGCCCTACCGGTACCCAATTCTTGCAGGCTGTCGGAACCGCTCTTGCATCCGAACGACAGGGAATCAAAAACATTTCTTATGTCAGTTCCGGCGAAGGAACCACCAGTCAGGGTGAGTTTCATGAAGCGGTAAACTGGGCTTCAAGGGAGAAACTTCCGGTTTTATTTGTAATTCAGAATAACAAATATGCCATTTCTGTGCATGTATCACAGCAGAGCGGTGGTGAGGGAAATCTTATCTCCGAAATGATGAAGGGATATGCAAACCTGAAGAGATTCCATGTGGATGGAACCAACTTTTTCGAGTCATACAGAATCGTGCAGGAAGCTGTAGATTATATCAGATCAGGAAAAGGACCGGCTCTTATAGAGGCTGATCTGGTCCGTTTGCATTCTCACTCATCATCAGATGATCATAAGAAGTACAGATCGGAAAATGAATTGAAGGAGGATCAAAAAAGAGATCCGATTTTTAGATTTGGCCATGATGTACTTGTTCAAAATATTTTTACTGAAGATGAACTTGAAATAATTCGTAAAGAAGTGGATGAATCGATCAATTCTGCGGTTGACGAAGCATTCACGGCTTCAAATCCTGATCCTGCTACTGCAATTAATCATGTTTTCGATGAAAGCGGCTTTAAGGAGTCACTGGATTATGAAAAATCGACTCCGGAAGGCAAGTCGATAGTCATGGTTGATGCCATAAATCATGCTTTACTGGAAGAGATGGAAATCAACGATAAGATCTATGTTTTTGGCGAGGATATCGCTGATGGCAAAGGCGGAGTGTTTACTGCAACAAAAGGATTATCGACTAAATACGGGAGTCGAAGAGTTTTTAACAGTCCTTTAGCTGAGGCGAGCATTGCGGGAGTGGCAACAGGCATGGCACTTGCCGGTATGAAGCCGGTGGTGGAAATCCAATTCGGTGATTACATCTGGCCCGCTTTTATGCAGTACAAAAACGAAACCGCAACATTCAGATACCGTTCAAACA
This genomic window from Ignavibacteria bacterium contains:
- a CDS encoding dehydrogenase E1 component subunit alpha/beta — encoded protein: MAKTAVLEEKPVKKTSQSNNGSEKINIDKNTLIAAYRYMYLARQIDNKAMNLLRQGKTFFHIAGAGHEAIQSAIGLILDSRVDWIFPYYRDLTLTLMSGMTPKDFFLACFGKADDPACGGRQLPCHFGVKKPNLVPTQSSPTGTQFLQAVGTALASERQGIKNISYVSSGEGTTSQGEFHEAVNWASREKLPVLFVIQNNKYAISVHVSQQSGGEGNLISEMMKGYANLKRFHVDGTNFFESYRIVQEAVDYIRSGKGPALIEADLVRLHSHSSSDDHKKYRSENELKEDQKRDPIFRFGHDVLVQNIFTEDELEIIRKEVDESINSAVDEAFTASNPDPATAINHVFDESGFKESLDYEKSTPEGKSIVMVDAINHALLEEMEINDKIYVFGEDIADGKGGVFTATKGLSTKYGSRRVFNSPLAEASIAGVATGMALAGMKPVVEIQFGDYIWPAFMQYKNETATFRYRSNNEWAAPFVTRVAVGGYIHGGLYHSQNIEAFFAHVPGLYIAYPSNAADAKGLLKTAIRINDPVIFCEHKGLYRQSFAMAPEPDAEYLIPFGKAKVVREGKDLTVVSWGATVWEAVIAAKKLEEEGYSVEVIDIRTIIPLDIETIYSSIKKTGKAIVIHEDTLTGGFGAEISARIASDCFEYLDGPVKRYAARDAHIPYSPILEDVILPSRTGVYQAIKDLAQY